AAGGGAGGAGCTGACGAAGGAACTTCAGAAAGAAATGAAGGATATGCCGGATATGATCCTGGAGCAGGCAGCGATGAGTTATGCAAAAGGGGTTTACAAGGATCTGGGAATTGATGTGGAGGGACTACAGTATCACTACCTCTTTGCTACAGGGGGAAAGATGATCGCATTGGCACTTCTTGGAATGGCAGCAAGTATTCTGGTCTGTTATCTGGCAGCCAGAGTGGGTGCCAGAGTGGGACGCGATATCAGAGGAAATGTGTTCCGAAAGGTGGTCGGATTTTCCAACAATGAATTTGACCATTTTTCTACCGCATCCCTGATTACCAGAAGCACGAATGATATTCAGCAGGTACAGGTACTGTCAGTGATGATTTTGCGGATGGTTCTGTATGCACCGATTTTGGCTATCGGAGGAGTGTATCAGGTATTTCAGACGAATGTTTCTATGTCCTGGATCATTGCATTTGCGGTTGGTCTGATTGCATGTGTGGTATTGGTGCTGTTTGTAGTTGCAATGCCAAAGTTTAAGATTTTACAGAAATTAGTCGATAAGCTGAATCTGGTGACAAGGGAGATTCTGACAGGACTTCCGGTGATTCGGGCATTCAGTACGGAAAAGTATGAGGAAAAACGATTTGATGCGGCAAATATTGATCTGACGAAGACCAGTCTGTTTGTCAATCGTGCGATGACGTTTATGATGCCTACCATGATGTTCATCATGAATGGAATTTCTGTGCTGATCGTATGGAATGGAGCACATGGAATCAGTGACGGCCAGATGCAGGTTGGAGATATGATGGCATTTATTCAGTACACGATGCAGATTATCATGGGATTCTTGATGATCTGTATGATCTCGATCATGCTTCCAAGAGCAGCGGTATCTGCAGATCGTATTGAAGAGATCTTGACAAGCAAATCTGTAATTGAGGATCCGAAAGAAGCCGCAGAGTTCCAGAAATCGGAAAAAGGTGTCCTGAAATTTGAACATGTATCCTTTCGATATCAGGGAGCGGACGAAGATGTGCTTCACGATATCCATTTTACAGCAAAGCCGGGAGAGACTACAGCGATCATTGGAAGTACCGGAAGCGGAAAATCTACGCTGGTTAATCTGATCCCGAGATTTTACGATGTGACAGAAGGATCGATCACTCTGGATGGTGTGGATGTCCGGGAAGTATCCCAGCATATGCTGAGAGATAAGATCGGATATGTTCCACAGAAGGGAGTTCTGTTTTCCGGAGATATTGCTTCTAATATTTTATTCGGAAATCCGGATGGTGGCGAAGCTGTGATGAAGGAAGCTGCACAAATCGCACAGGCGGAAGAGTTTATTGAAGCAAAATCGGAGAAATATCACAGTCACATTGCACAGGGCGGTTCCAACGTATCTGGCGGACAGAAACAGAGATTGTCCATTGCAAGAGCGATCGCGAAACATCCAGAGCTGTTTATCTTTGATGACAGTTTCTCGGCGCTGGATTATAAAACAGATGTTATCTTGAGAAGAGCATTGAAAGAAAAGACAAAAGACAGTACGGTTTTGATAGTGGCGCAGCGAATCAGTACGATCCTGCATGCAGATCAGATCATTGTGCTGGACGAGGGACGAGTTGCCGGAATCGGAACACACAGCGAACTTCTGGAAAATTGTGAGGTATACCGCCAGATCGCGGCTTCACAGCTTTCGGAGGCAGAATTGAATCTCAGTGGGAAGGAGGCGGGAGCAAATGCCTAGACATGGACATATGGGTCCGCAAGGAGCGGATGAAAAAGCAAAGGATTTAAAGGGAACACTTAAGAAATTGCTTCATTATATGAGTGTATTCAAGGTGCAGATGCTGTTGATCGTGATCTTTGCAGTCTGCGGAACAACATTTACGATTATCGGACCAAAGATTCTTGGAAAAGCAACAACGGAAATTGCCAACGGTCTGATGAGCAAAGTATCCGGCGGAAGCGGGATGGACTTTGAAAAGATTGGACAGATCCTGCTGCTGACACTTGCATTATATCTGGTCAGCACATTGTGCTCGTTTATTCAGGGATATCTGATGACGGGGGTTTCTCAGAAAACAACATACCGTTTGCGAAAAGAAATCTCAGAGAAGATCAATCGTATGCCGATGAACTATTTTGATACAAAACCAGTCGGAGAAGTGTTATCCAGAGTGACCAATGATGTTGATACACTGGGACAGAGTCTGAACCAGAGTGCGACACAGATGATTCAATCCGTGACAACGCTGATTGGGGTGCTGATCATGATGCTTACGATCAGTCCTTTGATGACACTTGTGACACTGATTATTCTCCCGATTTCCATGCTGCTGATCGGATTTGTCATGAAGCATTCTCAGAAATATTTCCGCGGACAGCAGGAGTATCTGGGAAATGTGAATGGACAGGTGGAAGAAGTTTACAGTGGTCACAGTATTATCAAGGCTTTTAATAAAGAAGAAAATGTAATTGATGAGTTTGATGCAACCAATGACAAATTGTATGACTCTGCATGGAAATCGCAGTTCTTTTCAGGAATGATGATGCCGATCATGCAGTTTATCGGAAATCTTGGCTATG
This window of the Mediterraneibacter gnavus ATCC 29149 genome carries:
- a CDS encoding ABC transporter ATP-binding protein, giving the protein MKNLFKYILHYWQAVIAIVAILIVQAYCDLSLPAYTSDIVNVGILQGGIEDKAPTAISEEEWNKLMLFVSENDLQTVKDAYQKNEDSYDKPAFVLKEAVKENETELKEVEDALALPMMITSGFESGSEKTQEAEEMLKQQIPKEMLTEDTTVFDILQMLPSEAREELTKELQKEMKDMPDMILEQAAMSYAKGVYKDLGIDVEGLQYHYLFATGGKMIALALLGMAASILVCYLAARVGARVGRDIRGNVFRKVVGFSNNEFDHFSTASLITRSTNDIQQVQVLSVMILRMVLYAPILAIGGVYQVFQTNVSMSWIIAFAVGLIACVVLVLFVVAMPKFKILQKLVDKLNLVTREILTGLPVIRAFSTEKYEEKRFDAANIDLTKTSLFVNRAMTFMMPTMMFIMNGISVLIVWNGAHGISDGQMQVGDMMAFIQYTMQIIMGFLMICMISIMLPRAAVSADRIEEILTSKSVIEDPKEAAEFQKSEKGVLKFEHVSFRYQGADEDVLHDIHFTAKPGETTAIIGSTGSGKSTLVNLIPRFYDVTEGSITLDGVDVREVSQHMLRDKIGYVPQKGVLFSGDIASNILFGNPDGGEAVMKEAAQIAQAEEFIEAKSEKYHSHIAQGGSNVSGGQKQRLSIARAIAKHPELFIFDDSFSALDYKTDVILRRALKEKTKDSTVLIVAQRISTILHADQIIVLDEGRVAGIGTHSELLENCEVYRQIAASQLSEAELNLSGKEAGANA